From one Streptomyces sp. CA-210063 genomic stretch:
- a CDS encoding GntR family transcriptional regulator, with protein sequence MSTDVSSAENENGATVRTARVPKYYRLKKHLLDMTETLPPGTPVPPERTLAAEFDTSRTTVRQALQELVVEGRLERIQGKGTFVAKPKVSQALQLTSYTEDMRAQGLEPTSQLLDIGYITADDTLAGLLDITAGGRVLRIERLRMANGEPMAIETTHLSAKRFPALRRSLVKYTSLYTALAEVYDVHLAEAEETIETSLATPREAGLLGTDVGLPMLMLSRHSLDKDGQPVEWVRSVYRGDRYKFVARLKRPQD encoded by the coding sequence ATGAGCACCGACGTCAGCAGTGCGGAGAACGAGAACGGGGCGACCGTCCGTACCGCACGCGTGCCCAAGTACTACCGCCTGAAGAAGCACCTGCTCGACATGACCGAGACGCTGCCGCCCGGCACGCCGGTGCCGCCCGAGCGCACGCTCGCCGCCGAGTTCGACACCTCGCGCACGACCGTGCGGCAGGCGTTGCAGGAGCTGGTCGTCGAGGGGCGCCTTGAGCGCATCCAGGGCAAGGGCACGTTCGTCGCCAAGCCGAAGGTCTCCCAGGCGCTGCAACTGACCTCGTACACCGAGGACATGCGGGCCCAGGGCCTCGAACCCACCTCGCAGCTGCTGGACATCGGCTACATCACCGCCGACGACACCCTCGCCGGGCTGCTCGACATCACCGCCGGCGGCCGGGTCCTGCGCATCGAGCGCCTCCGCATGGCCAACGGCGAACCGATGGCGATCGAGACGACCCACCTGTCCGCCAAGCGCTTCCCCGCGCTGCGCAGGTCACTGGTCAAGTACACCTCCCTCTACACCGCACTCGCCGAGGTCTACGACGTCCATCTCGCCGAGGCCGAGGAGACCATCGAGACCTCGCTGGCCACCCCGCGTGAGGCCGGCCTGCTGGGCACGGACGTGGGCCTGCCGATGCTGATGCTCTCCCGCCACTCGCTGGACAAGGACGGGCAGCCGGTGGAGTGGGTGCGGTCCGTGTACCGAGGCGACCGGTACAAGTTCGTGGCGAGGCTCAAGCGGCCGCAGGACTGA
- a CDS encoding YbdD/YjiX family protein, translated as MRSVLGRAALGVVSAARGVRWYVRELTGESAYDRYVEHLRDHDPDAPVPSRREFERMRTDRQETDPRQGFRCC; from the coding sequence ATGCGGTCGGTGCTGGGCAGGGCGGCGCTCGGGGTCGTTAGTGCGGCCAGGGGCGTGCGCTGGTACGTACGTGAGCTGACCGGCGAGTCGGCGTACGACCGTTATGTGGAGCATCTGCGCGACCACGACCCCGACGCGCCCGTGCCGTCACGACGCGAGTTCGAGCGCATGCGGACGGACCGGCAGGAAACGGATCCGCGGCAGGGGTTCCGCTGCTGCTGA
- a CDS encoding DUF3311 domain-containing protein gives MSDAPEVKPPARPVVTPVRVVIALCLLAPFAAMLWVGSYAKTDPAFIGIPFFYWYQMAWVLISTALTATAYVLWQRDQRARTSEARSGGAAQ, from the coding sequence ATGTCAGACGCGCCTGAAGTGAAGCCGCCGGCGAGACCGGTGGTGACACCGGTCCGGGTGGTCATCGCCCTGTGCCTGCTCGCCCCGTTCGCGGCGATGCTCTGGGTCGGCTCGTACGCCAAGACGGACCCGGCGTTCATCGGCATCCCGTTCTTCTACTGGTACCAGATGGCCTGGGTGCTCATCTCCACCGCGCTCACCGCCACCGCGTACGTCCTGTGGCAGCGTGACCAGCGCGCCCGCACGTCCGAGGCCCGGAGTGGGGGTGCCGCGCAGTGA
- the mctP gene encoding monocarboxylate uptake permease MctP, producing MKDGVNGVALAVFIFFFLAVTVMGFLAARWRKAENEHSLDEWGLGGRSFGTWVTWFLLGGDLYTAYTFVAVPAAIYAAGAAGFFAVPYTILVYPLIFTFLPRLWSVSHKHGYVTTSDFVRGRFGSKGLSLAVAVTGILATMPYIALQLVGIQAVLDVMGVGGGEDTNWFIKDLPLLIAFGVLAAYTYSSGLRAPALIAFVKDTLIYIVIAVAIIYIPIKLGGFDDIFAKAGEAYSQTNPATDKPRGALVPGDANQWTYATLALGSALALFMYPHSITATLSSRSREVIRRNTTILPLYSLMLGLLALLGFMAIAAGIQVQNGQLAIPQLFETMFPDWFAGVAFAAIGIGALVPAAIMSIAAANLFTRNIYKDFINPDATPAQETKVSKLVSLLVKVGALAFVLTMDKTVAINFQLLGGIWILQTFPALVGGLFTRWFHRWALIAGWAVGMLYGTIAAYGVASPTQKHFGGSSAEIPGIGEIGYIGLTAFVLNLVVTVVLTFVLRAAKAPDGIDETKPEDYTADAGDAGVQVELPPATAGASH from the coding sequence GTGAAGGACGGCGTGAACGGCGTGGCACTCGCCGTCTTCATCTTCTTCTTCCTGGCCGTCACGGTCATGGGCTTCCTGGCCGCGCGCTGGCGCAAGGCCGAGAACGAGCACAGCCTCGACGAATGGGGTCTGGGCGGCCGGTCGTTCGGCACCTGGGTCACCTGGTTCCTGCTCGGCGGAGACCTCTACACCGCGTACACCTTCGTCGCCGTACCGGCGGCGATCTACGCGGCGGGCGCGGCCGGGTTCTTCGCGGTGCCCTACACGATCCTGGTCTACCCGCTGATCTTCACCTTCCTGCCCCGCCTGTGGTCGGTCTCCCACAAGCACGGCTATGTGACGACCTCGGACTTCGTACGCGGCCGCTTCGGCTCGAAGGGCCTGTCCCTGGCGGTCGCCGTGACCGGCATCCTCGCGACCATGCCGTACATCGCGCTCCAACTCGTCGGCATCCAGGCCGTGCTGGACGTGATGGGTGTCGGCGGCGGCGAGGACACCAACTGGTTCATCAAGGACCTGCCGCTGCTGATCGCCTTCGGCGTGCTGGCGGCCTACACCTACTCCTCGGGTCTGCGTGCCCCCGCGCTGATCGCGTTCGTGAAGGACACCCTGATCTACATCGTCATCGCGGTGGCGATCATCTACATCCCGATCAAGCTCGGCGGCTTCGACGACATCTTCGCCAAGGCGGGCGAGGCGTACAGCCAGACCAACCCGGCGACGGACAAGCCGCGCGGCGCGCTCGTCCCGGGCGACGCCAACCAGTGGACCTACGCGACGCTGGCCCTCGGCTCGGCGCTGGCGCTCTTCATGTACCCGCACTCGATCACGGCGACGCTGTCGTCCAGGAGCCGCGAGGTCATCCGCCGCAACACCACGATCCTGCCGCTGTACTCGCTGATGCTGGGCCTGCTCGCCCTGCTGGGCTTCATGGCGATCGCGGCCGGGATCCAGGTGCAGAACGGCCAGCTCGCCATCCCGCAGCTGTTCGAGACGATGTTCCCCGACTGGTTCGCGGGCGTCGCCTTCGCCGCCATCGGTATCGGAGCGCTGGTCCCCGCGGCGATCATGTCCATCGCGGCGGCGAACCTCTTCACCCGCAACATCTACAAGGACTTCATCAATCCGGACGCCACGCCCGCGCAGGAGACCAAGGTCTCCAAGCTGGTGTCCCTGCTGGTGAAGGTGGGCGCGCTGGCCTTCGTCCTCACCATGGACAAGACGGTCGCCATCAACTTCCAGCTCCTGGGCGGCATCTGGATCCTCCAGACCTTCCCGGCCCTCGTCGGCGGCCTGTTCACCCGCTGGTTCCACCGCTGGGCCCTCATCGCCGGCTGGGCGGTCGGCATGCTCTACGGCACGATCGCCGCGTACGGCGTGGCCTCCCCCACCCAGAAGCACTTCGGCGGCTCCTCGGCGGAGATCCCCGGGATCGGCGAGATCGGCTACATCGGCCTGACGGCCTTCGTCCTCAACCTCGTGGTCACGGTGGTCCTCACCTTCGTCCTGCGGGCTGCCAAGGCCCCCGACGGCATCGACGAGACCAAGCCGGAGGACTACACGGCGGACGCGGGCGACGCGGGCGTCCAGGTGGAACTGCCGCCGGCGACGGCGGGGGCGAGCCACTAG
- a CDS encoding nucleoside hydrolase, protein MTARTPIVLDSDPGIDDAVALQYLLGTGLWDLKAYTSVGGNLPAEATYTNARALARALRIDADVPVHRGAGRPLSRLPYREASAFHGPAGLGHETLPDSSAPHPTESSAQALLRLSREYEGELTVCATGPLTNVAIALLEDPDLARRVGKFVFMGGAAQVPGNFTPVAEFNIWADPVAAEIVLSSGIPFTMVDLDASHRWLFRPADLAALEAAGPGTALAARLMRTYMDAYTRHGGDGTCPLHDPLAVGVCGDEAFVEAAEGAVVVECASELTRGQTVFVPAAARRVYYSESPALTARLRATGRVALGPGTRDFSEDFVATLPRWPAVG, encoded by the coding sequence GTGACCGCCCGCACACCGATCGTCCTGGACAGCGACCCCGGTATCGACGACGCCGTAGCCCTGCAGTACCTGCTCGGCACCGGCCTCTGGGACCTCAAGGCCTACACATCGGTCGGCGGCAACCTCCCCGCCGAGGCGACCTACACCAACGCCCGCGCCCTGGCCCGAGCCCTACGCATCGACGCCGACGTCCCGGTACACCGAGGCGCGGGCCGCCCCCTGTCCCGCCTCCCCTACCGAGAGGCCTCCGCCTTCCACGGCCCGGCAGGCCTCGGCCACGAAACCCTCCCCGACTCGTCGGCCCCGCACCCCACGGAATCGTCCGCGCAGGCCCTGCTGCGGCTCTCCCGGGAGTACGAGGGCGAGCTGACGGTATGCGCCACCGGCCCGCTCACGAACGTGGCCATCGCACTGCTGGAGGACCCGGACCTCGCCCGCCGCGTCGGCAAGTTCGTGTTCATGGGCGGCGCCGCCCAGGTGCCGGGAAACTTCACCCCGGTCGCCGAGTTCAACATCTGGGCCGACCCCGTCGCCGCCGAGATCGTCCTCTCCTCCGGCATCCCGTTCACCATGGTCGACCTGGACGCCTCGCACCGCTGGCTGTTCCGCCCCGCGGACCTCGCCGCGCTGGAGGCCGCGGGCCCGGGCACGGCCCTCGCCGCCCGGCTCATGCGCACCTACATGGACGCCTACACCCGCCACGGCGGAGACGGCACCTGCCCGCTGCACGATCCGCTGGCCGTGGGGGTCTGCGGGGACGAGGCGTTCGTCGAGGCCGCCGAGGGCGCCGTCGTCGTGGAGTGCGCGAGCGAACTCACGCGCGGCCAGACCGTGTTCGTCCCGGCCGCCGCCCGCCGCGTCTACTACTCCGAGTCCCCCGCCCTGACCGCCCGCCTGCGCGCCACCGGCCGCGTCGCCCTGGGCCCGGGCACCCGCGACTTCAGCGAGGACTTCGTGGCGACGCTGCCGCGGTGGCCTGCGGTGGGCTGA
- a CDS encoding GNAT family N-acetyltransferase: protein MDITIRQISPDEYATLGEITAQAYLGDGLLDFGESDEYLCELRDVAKRAAAAEVLVAVADGRVLGGVTFVPAGGPMADIARAGEAEIRMLAVAPEARGRGAGEALVRACLERARAVEGCARVVLSTQRTMHAAHRIYERLGFARTPERDWKPLPDLFDLTLITYELTL, encoded by the coding sequence ATGGACATCACCATCAGGCAGATCTCCCCCGACGAGTACGCCACGCTCGGCGAGATCACCGCACAGGCCTACCTCGGCGACGGACTGCTGGACTTCGGAGAGAGCGACGAGTATCTGTGCGAGTTGCGTGACGTGGCGAAGCGGGCCGCCGCGGCCGAGGTGCTCGTGGCGGTGGCGGACGGCCGGGTGCTCGGCGGGGTGACCTTCGTCCCGGCGGGCGGCCCCATGGCCGACATCGCCCGTGCGGGAGAGGCCGAGATACGGATGCTGGCAGTCGCTCCGGAAGCGCGTGGGCGGGGTGCCGGCGAGGCGCTCGTACGGGCCTGTCTGGAGCGCGCCCGGGCCGTGGAGGGCTGTGCACGCGTCGTCCTGTCGACCCAGCGGACCATGCACGCCGCCCATCGCATCTACGAACGCCTGGGCTTCGCTCGCACACCCGAGCGCGACTGGAAGCCCCTCCCCGACCTCTTCGACCTCACGCTGATCACCTACGAGTTGACGCTCTGA
- a CDS encoding ribonucleoside-diphosphate reductase subunit alpha, whose amino-acid sequence MTIAPADPVSAELASAAPATETDGPGTALLRTLTELTADLPDADPGRVAAAALRGRSSRAASAEMAVELRELATEAAAGLISEDPAYAKLAARLLAIGIRAEAASQGVTTFTESIAVGHREGLVADRTAEFTRVHAGRLDALIDPAGDDRFGYFGLRTLHSRYLLRHPITRKVIETPQHFMLRVAAGLAEDDTVRAVDEVAALYRLMSRLDYLPSSPTLFNSGTRHPQMSSCYLLDSPLDELDSIYDRYHQVARLSKHAGGIGLSYSRIRSRGSLIRGTNGHSNGIVPFLKTLDASVAAVNQGGRRKGAAAVYLETWHSDIEEFLELRDNTGEDARRTHNLNLAHWIPDEFMRRVNADEQWSLFSPADVPELVDLWGEEFDTAYREAEANGLAKKTIPARDLYGRMMRTLAQTGNGWMTFKDAANRTANQTAEPGHVVHSSNLCTEILEVTDDGETAVCNLGSVNLGAFVDRATGDMDWERLDETVRTAVTFLDRVVDINFYPTEQAGRSNARWRPVGLGAMGLQDVFFQLRLPFDSPQAKALSTRIAERVMLAAYEASADLAERGGPLPAWEKTRTARGVLHPDHYGVEFTWPERWAALRERIASTGLRNSLLLAIAPTATIASIAGVYECIEPQVSNLFKRETLSGEFLQVNSYLVKDLKKLGVWDARTREALRDSGGSVQEFTWIPADVRALYRTAWEIPQRGLIDMAAARTPYLDQAQSLNLFLETPTIGKLSSMYAYAWKSGLKTTYYLRSRPATRIARAAQAQTQTQPEKTIPVQQVTSEEALACSLENPESCEACQ is encoded by the coding sequence GTGACCATCGCGCCAGCCGACCCGGTTTCAGCCGAACTGGCTTCAGCCGCCCCGGCGACGGAGACCGACGGTCCCGGTACCGCGTTGCTGCGGACCCTGACCGAGCTGACCGCCGACCTCCCCGACGCCGACCCCGGCAGGGTCGCCGCCGCCGCGCTGCGCGGCCGGTCCTCGCGTGCGGCCTCCGCCGAAATGGCCGTGGAACTGCGCGAGCTGGCCACGGAGGCGGCCGCGGGCCTCATCTCCGAGGACCCCGCCTATGCGAAGCTGGCCGCCCGGCTGCTGGCCATCGGCATCCGCGCCGAGGCCGCCTCGCAGGGCGTCACGACGTTCACAGAGTCCATCGCGGTGGGCCACCGTGAAGGCCTCGTCGCCGACCGCACGGCGGAGTTCACGCGTGTCCACGCCGGGCGTCTCGACGCCCTGATCGACCCGGCCGGCGACGACCGCTTCGGCTACTTCGGCCTGCGCACCCTGCACAGCCGCTATCTGCTCCGGCACCCGATCACCCGCAAGGTCATCGAGACGCCCCAGCACTTCATGCTGCGCGTCGCCGCCGGCCTCGCCGAGGACGACACCGTCCGTGCCGTCGACGAAGTCGCCGCGCTCTACAGGCTCATGAGCCGCCTCGACTACCTCCCCTCCTCCCCCACCCTCTTCAACTCCGGCACGCGCCACCCCCAGATGTCGTCCTGCTACCTCCTCGACTCCCCGCTGGACGAGCTGGACTCCATCTACGACCGCTACCACCAGGTGGCCCGCCTCTCGAAGCACGCCGGCGGCATCGGTCTGTCGTACTCCCGCATCCGCTCGCGCGGTTCGCTGATCCGGGGCACCAACGGGCACTCCAACGGCATCGTGCCATTCCTGAAGACCCTGGACGCCTCGGTGGCCGCCGTGAACCAGGGCGGCCGGCGCAAGGGCGCGGCCGCGGTCTACCTGGAGACCTGGCACTCCGACATCGAGGAGTTCCTGGAGCTGCGCGACAACACCGGTGAGGACGCCCGGCGTACGCACAACCTGAACCTGGCGCACTGGATCCCGGACGAGTTCATGCGCCGGGTGAACGCCGACGAGCAGTGGTCCCTGTTCTCCCCGGCCGATGTGCCCGAGCTGGTCGACCTGTGGGGCGAGGAGTTCGACACCGCGTACCGCGAGGCGGAGGCGAACGGCCTGGCGAAGAAGACCATCCCGGCCCGTGATCTGTACGGCCGTATGATGCGCACCCTCGCGCAGACCGGCAACGGCTGGATGACCTTCAAGGACGCGGCCAACCGCACGGCCAACCAGACGGCCGAGCCGGGCCATGTCGTCCACTCCTCCAACCTCTGCACGGAGATCCTGGAGGTCACGGACGACGGGGAGACGGCGGTCTGCAACCTGGGTTCGGTGAACCTGGGCGCGTTCGTCGACCGGGCGACGGGCGACATGGACTGGGAGCGGCTGGACGAGACCGTCCGCACCGCCGTCACCTTCCTCGACCGTGTCGTCGACATCAACTTCTACCCGACCGAGCAGGCGGGCCGCTCCAACGCCAGGTGGCGCCCGGTCGGCCTCGGCGCGATGGGCCTGCAGGACGTCTTCTTCCAGCTGCGCCTGCCCTTCGACTCCCCCCAGGCGAAGGCCCTCTCCACGCGGATCGCCGAGCGCGTCATGCTCGCCGCGTACGAGGCCTCCGCCGACCTCGCCGAGCGGGGCGGCCCGCTGCCGGCCTGGGAGAAGACCCGTACGGCCCGCGGTGTGCTGCACCCCGACCACTACGGCGTCGAGTTCACCTGGCCGGAGCGCTGGGCGGCCCTGCGCGAGCGCATCGCGTCGACCGGCCTGCGCAACTCCCTGCTCCTGGCGATCGCGCCCACGGCCACCATCGCGTCCATCGCGGGGGTGTACGAGTGCATCGAGCCGCAGGTGTCCAACCTGTTCAAGCGCGAGACCCTGTCCGGTGAGTTCCTCCAGGTCAACTCGTACCTGGTGAAAGACCTGAAGAAGCTGGGCGTCTGGGACGCCCGCACCCGCGAGGCGCTGCGCGACTCGGGCGGCTCGGTGCAGGAGTTCACGTGGATCCCGGCCGATGTACGGGCGCTGTACCGCACGGCCTGGGAGATCCCGCAGCGCGGCCTGATCGACATGGCCGCCGCCCGCACGCCGTATCTGGACCAGGCCCAGTCGCTGAACCTGTTCCTGGAGACGCCGACCATCGGCAAGCTCTCCTCGATGTACGCGTACGCCTGGAAGTCGGGCCTGAAGACGACGTACTACCTGCGCTCCCGCCCGGCGACCCGCATCGCCCGCGCGGCACAGGCCCAGACCCAGACCCAGCCTGAGAAGACCATCCCCGTCCAGCAGGTGACCTCCGAAGAGGCCCTCGCCTGCTCCCTGGAAAACCCCGAGTCCTGCGAGGCCTGCCAGTAA
- a CDS encoding ribonucleotide-diphosphate reductase subunit beta, with the protein MPSNQNLLDPGFELTLRPMRYPDFYERYRDAIKNTWTVEEVDLHSDVTDLAKLSPAEQHLIGRLVAFFATGDSIVANNLVLTLYKHINSPEARLYLSRQLFEEAVHVQFYLTLLDTYLPDPEDRTAAFAAVENIPSIREKAEFCFTWMDSVDKLDRLESKADRRRFLLNLICFAACIEGLFFYGAFAYVYWFRSRGLLHGLATGTNWVFRDETMHMSFAFEVVDTVRKEEPELFDDRLQQQVTDMLKEAVEAELQFGRDLCGDGLPGMNTESMRQYLECVADQRLTRLGFAPVYGSENPFSFMELQGVQELTNFFERRPSAYQVAVEGTVDLDEDF; encoded by the coding sequence ATGCCCAGCAACCAGAATCTCCTCGATCCCGGCTTCGAGCTGACTCTCCGCCCCATGCGCTACCCGGACTTCTACGAGCGCTACCGGGACGCGATCAAGAACACCTGGACCGTCGAGGAGGTCGACCTCCACTCGGACGTCACCGACCTCGCGAAGCTCTCCCCAGCCGAGCAGCACCTGATCGGCCGCCTGGTCGCGTTCTTCGCGACGGGCGACTCGATCGTGGCGAACAACCTGGTGCTGACGCTGTACAAGCACATCAACTCCCCCGAGGCGCGGCTGTACCTGAGCCGTCAGCTCTTCGAGGAGGCCGTGCACGTCCAGTTCTACTTGACGCTCCTGGACACCTACCTCCCCGACCCGGAGGACCGGACGGCGGCCTTCGCGGCGGTGGAGAACATCCCCTCCATCCGCGAGAAGGCGGAGTTCTGCTTCACCTGGATGGACTCGGTGGACAAGCTGGACCGCCTGGAGTCCAAGGCGGACCGCCGCCGCTTCCTGCTCAACCTCATCTGCTTCGCCGCGTGCATCGAGGGCCTGTTCTTCTACGGCGCCTTCGCGTACGTCTACTGGTTCCGCAGCCGGGGCCTGCTGCACGGTCTGGCGACGGGCACCAACTGGGTGTTCCGCGACGAGACGATGCACATGTCCTTCGCCTTCGAGGTGGTGGACACCGTGCGCAAGGAGGAGCCGGAGCTCTTCGACGACCGGCTCCAGCAGCAGGTCACGGACATGCTGAAGGAGGCCGTGGAGGCCGAGCTGCAGTTCGGGCGCGACCTGTGCGGTGACGGCCTGCCGGGCATGAACACCGAGTCGATGCGGCAGTACCTGGAGTGCGTCGCCGATCAGCGGCTGACGCGCCTCGGCTTCGCGCCGGTCTACGGCTCCGAGAACCCGTTCTCCTTCATGGAGTTGCAGGGCGTCCAGGAGCTGACCAACTTCTTCGAGCGGCGTCCGTCCGCGTACCAGGTCGCGGTGGAGGGCACCGTCGACCTGGACGAGGACTTCTAG
- a CDS encoding GlxA family transcriptional regulator, translating into MLKNVAAILMDGVHPFELGVVCEVFGLDRSDEGLPVYDFAVASAEGPTLRTHAGFTISTPYGLDRLDEADLVVVPAGESYVRRIYPAELLDALRRAADRGARVLSVCSGVFVLGAAGLLDGRPCAVHWRHAEELARQYPRAVVEPDVLYVDADPVITSAGTAAGIDACLHIVRKEQGPDVANRIARRMVVPPHRDGGQAQYIERPLPRSQCDTVGEVLVWMEEHLDEEVTVEQLAARAHMSPRTFARRFQQETGTTPYRWILRQRVLLAQRLLEATDETVDTIAWRTGFGTAAALRHQFVRSLGTTPQAYRRTFRGPEAA; encoded by the coding sequence ATGCTCAAGAATGTGGCCGCCATCCTCATGGACGGTGTGCATCCCTTCGAACTGGGCGTCGTCTGTGAGGTCTTCGGCCTCGACCGCAGCGACGAGGGCCTGCCGGTGTACGACTTCGCGGTCGCGTCGGCGGAGGGCCCGACCCTGCGGACGCACGCCGGGTTCACGATCTCCACGCCGTACGGCCTGGACCGCCTCGACGAGGCCGACCTCGTCGTCGTACCGGCGGGCGAGAGCTATGTGCGCCGGATCTACCCGGCCGAGCTGCTGGACGCGCTGCGCCGGGCAGCCGACCGGGGCGCCCGGGTGCTGAGCGTGTGCTCGGGGGTGTTCGTGCTCGGCGCGGCCGGCCTGCTGGACGGGCGGCCCTGCGCGGTGCACTGGCGGCACGCCGAGGAGCTGGCCCGGCAGTATCCACGGGCGGTGGTCGAGCCGGACGTGCTGTACGTGGACGCGGACCCGGTGATCACCTCGGCGGGCACGGCGGCCGGGATCGACGCCTGTCTGCACATCGTCCGCAAGGAGCAGGGGCCGGACGTCGCCAACAGGATCGCCCGGCGGATGGTCGTACCGCCGCACCGCGACGGCGGCCAGGCCCAGTACATCGAGCGGCCGCTGCCGCGCTCGCAGTGCGACACGGTGGGCGAGGTGCTCGTGTGGATGGAGGAGCACCTCGACGAGGAGGTCACCGTCGAGCAGCTCGCCGCCCGCGCGCACATGTCCCCGCGCACGTTCGCCCGCCGCTTCCAGCAGGAGACCGGGACCACCCCGTACCGCTGGATCCTGCGCCAGCGGGTACTGCTGGCCCAGCGGTTGCTGGAGGCGACGGACGAGACGGTGGACACGATCGCCTGGCGCACCGGCTTCGGCACCGCCGCCGCCCTGCGCCATCAGTTCGTACGGTCCCTGGGCACGACTCCGCAGGCCTACCGCAGGACGTTCCGCGGCCCGGAGGCCGCCTGA
- the def gene encoding peptide deformylase, with protein MAQQDTDQQHVGVLPVDDEGFVVDTEDCEEREQAYRERGTSLPITVVGNPVLHKECKDVTEFGDELAKLVDDMFASQRTAEGVGLAANQVGVDLKVFVYDCPDDEGNRHVGVVCNPKLVELPAETRRLDDSNEGCLSVPTAYMPLARPDYAEVTGQDEKGNPIKVRGTGYFARCLQHETDHLYGYLYIDRLSKRDRKDALRQMAENEPRYPVVAND; from the coding sequence ATGGCCCAGCAGGACACCGATCAGCAGCACGTGGGCGTGCTCCCCGTCGATGACGAGGGGTTCGTCGTCGACACGGAGGACTGCGAGGAGCGCGAGCAGGCGTATCGGGAGCGTGGCACGTCGCTGCCGATCACCGTGGTCGGCAACCCGGTGCTGCACAAGGAGTGCAAGGACGTCACGGAGTTCGGCGACGAGCTGGCGAAACTGGTGGACGACATGTTCGCCAGCCAGCGCACGGCGGAGGGCGTGGGCCTGGCCGCGAACCAGGTCGGCGTGGATCTGAAGGTGTTCGTGTACGACTGCCCGGACGACGAGGGCAACCGGCACGTAGGTGTGGTCTGCAACCCCAAGCTGGTCGAACTGCCGGCCGAGACGCGCCGGTTGGACGACAGCAACGAGGGCTGTCTGTCGGTGCCGACCGCGTACATGCCGCTCGCCCGCCCCGACTACGCCGAGGTCACGGGACAGGACGAGAAGGGCAACCCGATCAAGGTGCGCGGCACCGGTTACTTCGCGCGGTGTCTGCAGCACGAGACCGACCACCTGTACGGCTACCTGTACATCGACCGGCTCTCCAAGCGCGACCGCAAGGACGCCCTGCGGCAGATGGCCGAGAACGAGCCCCGCTACCCCGTGGTCGCGAACGACTGA
- a CDS encoding tetratricopeptide repeat protein gives MRIFGKGRHRPSASWRQATDRAFTLIGDGRYEDAGALLTRAADLEPWLSESWFNLALLHKFRHDWEQARAAGLRAVALLDREAGAPDWWNVGIAATALQDWPLARRAWQAYGLRVPGGAARPRPGGPGDSGEPVGMDLGSAAVRLSPEGEAEVVWGRRLDPARIEVLSIPLPSSGRRWGEVVLHDGVPHGERTTAAGHAYPVFDEIELWAPSPVPTWVVLLEAATEADRDALERLAADAGFAAEDWSSSVRLLCRLCSESRMPSDEGDGDHLDPHDHSEPGHPGPLGHVTDGQLWAPERECGIAAPASLVRGLLDGWVADSPDSRDWRDLEEVC, from the coding sequence GTGAGGATCTTCGGCAAGGGACGGCATCGGCCCTCCGCCTCTTGGCGGCAGGCCACCGATCGTGCGTTCACGCTGATCGGCGACGGTCGGTACGAGGACGCGGGCGCGCTGCTGACACGTGCCGCGGACCTGGAGCCGTGGCTGTCCGAGTCCTGGTTCAACCTTGCCCTGCTGCACAAGTTCCGGCACGACTGGGAGCAGGCGAGGGCGGCCGGTCTCCGGGCCGTCGCGCTCCTGGACCGGGAAGCGGGGGCGCCCGACTGGTGGAACGTCGGCATCGCCGCGACCGCCCTGCAGGACTGGCCGCTGGCCCGCCGGGCCTGGCAGGCGTACGGGCTGCGGGTGCCGGGAGGCGCGGCCCGGCCGAGGCCCGGCGGCCCCGGCGACTCCGGGGAGCCGGTGGGCATGGATCTCGGCAGCGCGGCCGTACGGCTCTCGCCGGAGGGCGAGGCCGAGGTCGTGTGGGGGCGGCGGCTCGACCCCGCCCGGATCGAGGTGCTCTCCATTCCGCTGCCGTCGTCCGGGCGGCGCTGGGGCGAGGTCGTCCTGCACGACGGGGTGCCGCACGGGGAGCGGACCACGGCCGCGGGGCACGCGTATCCGGTGTTCGACGAGATCGAGTTGTGGGCGCCGTCGCCGGTGCCGACGTGGGTGGTGCTGCTGGAGGCCGCGACCGAGGCGGACCGGGACGCGCTGGAGCGGCTCGCGGCGGACGCCGGGTTCGCCGCGGAGGACTGGTCGTCGTCGGTGCGGTTGCTGTGCCGGCTGTGTTCGGAGTCGCGGATGCCTTCCGATGAGGGCGACGGGGACCATCTCGATCCGCACGATCACAGTGAGCCGGGGCATCCCGGGCCGTTGGGGCATGTCACGGACGGGCAGTTGTGGGCGCCGGAGCGGGAGTGCGGGATCGCCGCGCCGGCTTCGCTGGTGCGGGGGTTGCTGGACGGGTGGGTCGCGGACAGCCCGGATTCTCGTGACTGGCGGGATCTGGAAGAGGTTTGTTAG